A single genomic interval of Chlamydiales bacterium STE3 harbors:
- a CDS encoding Pseudouridine synthase (Product derived from UniProtKB/Trembl:K2DPM4;EC number derived from UniProtKB/Trembl:K2DPM4) translates to MEILFEDNHLFVVNKPAGIPTQDVPGMANSLEAQAKNWIKERYQKPGAVYLHAIHRLDKPVSGVVVFARTSKALSRLNEEIRAKKTKKNYLAIVEGAVTPSQGRLEHYLFHGEHKAVLSNAKHGQEARLTYLVLQKASQKSHVYIALDTGRYHQIRAQFSFSGHPIYGDQKYGSSSRFKENAIALHHYRFIIAHPTTKEEMVFKAPCSFMTDDLLTFLPQEEY, encoded by the coding sequence ATGGAAATTCTCTTTGAGGACAATCACCTGTTTGTTGTGAATAAACCTGCGGGAATTCCTACACAGGATGTTCCAGGTATGGCAAATAGCTTAGAAGCACAAGCTAAGAATTGGATTAAAGAACGCTATCAGAAGCCGGGCGCTGTCTATCTTCATGCGATCCATCGGTTAGATAAACCTGTAAGCGGTGTTGTTGTTTTTGCTCGAACAAGCAAAGCGCTTTCACGTTTAAACGAAGAAATTCGAGCAAAAAAAACCAAAAAAAACTATCTTGCGATTGTTGAGGGGGCTGTTACCCCTTCTCAAGGACGACTGGAGCATTACTTGTTCCACGGGGAGCACAAGGCGGTTTTGTCAAATGCTAAACATGGGCAAGAGGCTCGTTTAACCTACTTAGTTTTGCAAAAGGCGAGTCAAAAAAGTCATGTCTACATTGCGCTTGATACAGGAAGATATCACCAAATAAGAGCACAATTTAGCTTCTCAGGCCATCCTATTTACGGGGATCAAAAATATGGCAGTTCCTCCCGTTTTAAAGAAAATGCCATTGCTTTACATCATTATCGTTTTATCATTGCCCACCCTACCACAAAAGAGGAAATGGTTTTCAAGGCACCTTGTTCGTTTATGACGGATGATTTGCTGACTTTTCTTCCTCAGGAAGAATATTAG